In one window of Bacteriovorax sp. BAL6_X DNA:
- a CDS encoding flagellar motor protein MotB, whose product MAVKKKVVKQDSGGSDGDWMTSYADMMTLIACFFILMMAFANYDPVGFNKKAKDLSTSFQKDKYKSSETELSELTEEISKHPELEKNSKISLIDNELIISFSSSILFPEGSTKLSKSSIQSLDTMIDIIRTKNPNYRIMIEGHTDSDERSIAPGIEGPWQLGAVRAAKVLSRFEYFGFPPATLAATTKGDSEPLITKEELEKLKEKNKEKIFFNPNRRVIIKVVEPKDPKSKIKFGFGIYFNDKK is encoded by the coding sequence ATGGCAGTTAAGAAAAAAGTAGTAAAACAAGATAGTGGAGGCAGTGATGGCGATTGGATGACATCCTATGCAGATATGATGACCCTAATTGCATGCTTCTTCATTCTAATGATGGCCTTTGCTAATTATGACCCAGTGGGATTCAATAAGAAAGCTAAGGACCTCTCAACATCATTTCAAAAGGACAAATATAAAAGCTCAGAAACAGAATTATCAGAGCTAACAGAAGAGATATCAAAGCACCCTGAACTTGAAAAAAATAGTAAAATATCACTCATTGATAATGAGCTAATTATTTCATTTTCAAGTAGTATCCTCTTCCCTGAAGGAAGTACTAAGTTAAGTAAGAGTAGTATCCAATCACTTGATACTATGATTGATATTATCAGAACAAAGAATCCTAACTATCGAATTATGATTGAAGGACATACTGATTCAGATGAAAGAAGTATTGCTCCAGGGATCGAAGGTCCATGGCAATTAGGAGCAGTTAGAGCTGCAAAAGTTCTTTCTCGCTTTGAGTACTTTGGTTTTCCTCCGGCTACACTTGCGGCCACTACAAAGGGCGACTCTGAGCCTCTTATCACAAAAGAAGAGCTAGAAAAGTTAAAAGAAAAAAACAAAGAGAAAATTTTCTTTAACCCGAATAGAAGAGTTATTATCAAAGTTGTAGAACCTAAAGATCCAAAATCTAAAATTAAATTTGGATTCGGAATATATTTTAATGACAAGAAATAA
- a CDS encoding motility protein A, which produces MNIFSLIGLIISAGVLFAGLRMSSSNLGLFVDGPSLFIVIGGTFAATSVAFQLNKIGALFKIFLKQFLGGKMVNSAEVIKEIMQICEAYRSGEAAENLPGKANDEFLKEGLELIADGFLQKEKIIEILEQRAVNMHAIRSEDTRKIKTLGKFPPAFGMMGTTIGMIVLLANLGGADAMKMIGPAMGVCLITTLYGVIIANLGFIPIAENLEDIQIQMETKDNIIIEGIKHILDKSNPVLVAEELNSFLLPSERLDWKSAS; this is translated from the coding sequence ATGAATATTTTTTCTTTAATTGGACTAATAATATCGGCCGGTGTCCTCTTTGCAGGGCTAAGAATGTCATCAAGTAATCTCGGTCTGTTTGTCGATGGCCCTTCTCTATTTATTGTAATTGGTGGAACTTTCGCTGCTACATCAGTAGCTTTCCAATTAAATAAAATTGGTGCACTTTTTAAGATTTTCCTTAAACAATTCCTTGGTGGAAAAATGGTTAATTCGGCCGAAGTGATAAAAGAGATCATGCAAATCTGTGAAGCTTACCGTTCAGGTGAAGCAGCAGAGAATCTACCAGGTAAAGCAAATGATGAGTTCCTCAAGGAAGGACTTGAGTTAATTGCAGATGGATTCCTGCAAAAAGAGAAGATTATCGAAATTCTCGAGCAACGCGCTGTTAATATGCATGCAATTCGTAGTGAAGATACAAGAAAGATTAAAACCCTTGGTAAATTTCCTCCGGCATTTGGAATGATGGGAACAACAATTGGAATGATCGTACTTCTTGCCAACCTCGGTGGAGCTGACGCTATGAAGATGATTGGGCCGGCCATGGGTGTATGTCTTATTACGACACTTTATGGAGTTATCATTGCCAACTTAGGATTTATTCCAATTGCTGAAAACTTAGAAGATATCCAAATTCAAATGGAGACAAAAGATAATATCATTATCGAAGGAATTAAGCATATTCTAGACAAGTCTAACCCAGTTCTTGTGGCAGAAGAGCTAAACTCATTCCTTTTACCGTCTGAAAGACTAGACTGGAAATCGGCGAGTTAA